From one Planktothrix agardhii NIES-204 genomic stretch:
- a CDS encoding hypothetical protein (prohibitin homolog) — protein MKSAEPQAGLTSIIFGIALAILALISVNSFVIINPGQAGVLSILGKAQDGVLLEGIHFKPPLISAVDIYDLTVQKFEVPAQSSTKDLQELSASFAINFRLDPIQVVRIRREQGTLQNVVSKVVAPQTQECFKIAAAKRTIEEAITQRELLKSDFDEALNERLDKYGIIVLDTSVVDLSFSPEFAKAVEEKQIAEQRSKRAVYIAQEAEQQAQADINRAKGTAEAQRLLAETLKATGGELVLQKEAIEAWKQGGSQMPRVLIMNGDDKSMIPFLFNLGNTSEMSYE, from the coding sequence ATGAAAAGTGCAGAACCACAAGCTGGGTTAACCAGTATTATTTTCGGAATTGCTTTGGCAATATTAGCTTTGATTTCTGTCAATTCTTTTGTGATTATTAACCCAGGTCAAGCTGGGGTATTGAGTATTTTAGGAAAAGCTCAAGATGGGGTATTATTAGAAGGCATTCATTTCAAACCGCCCTTAATTTCTGCTGTTGATATTTACGATTTGACGGTACAAAAATTTGAAGTTCCGGCTCAAAGTTCTACAAAAGATTTACAAGAATTATCGGCAAGTTTTGCCATTAACTTTAGGCTTGACCCGATACAAGTAGTCAGAATTAGACGAGAACAGGGAACCTTACAAAATGTTGTTTCTAAAGTTGTGGCTCCCCAAACCCAAGAATGCTTTAAAATTGCAGCGGCAAAACGAACCATTGAAGAAGCCATTACTCAACGGGAATTATTAAAATCAGACTTTGATGAAGCCTTGAATGAACGATTAGATAAATATGGAATTATTGTCTTAGATACCAGTGTGGTTGATTTGTCATTTTCTCCTGAATTTGCTAAAGCAGTTGAAGAAAAACAAATTGCTGAACAAAGATCAAAACGGGCGGTTTATATTGCCCAGGAAGCAGAACAACAAGCTCAAGCTGATATTAACCGAGCAAAAGGAACGGCGGAAGCTCAACGTTTATTAGCAGAAACTTTGAAAGCAACGGGAGGAGAATTAGTCTTACAAAAAGAAGCAATTGAAGCTTGGAAACAAGGCGGTTCTCAAATGCCAAGAGTGTTAATTATGAATGGGGATGATAAAAGCATGATTCCCTTCTTATTTAATTTAGGGAATACTTCAGAAATGAGTTATGAATAA
- a CDS encoding peptidase M15D, vanX D-ala-D-ala dipeptidase — MKPYQQISIQECGEPLVNIPLEKFVVETPHAYQKLGAPYHFSSVDSPYYLRRGILERLLAAQLQLENNYPNWKILIFDAYRPVEVQQFMVDYSYEQLLKERGLTPDNLSAEQHQSILTEVDQFWAAPSLDPATPPPHSTGAALDITLVDQTGKIVNMGSEIDQISPRSYPNYFEHSSDQIEKEYHQNRLILSQVMLLTGFQQHPNEWWHFSQGDQLWAWLTNQQNPEENAIAKYGRYSS, encoded by the coding sequence ATGAAACCTTATCAACAAATTTCGATTCAAGAATGTGGCGAACCTTTAGTTAATATCCCCCTGGAAAAATTTGTAGTAGAAACTCCCCATGCTTATCAAAAATTAGGGGCACCTTATCATTTTTCTTCGGTAGATTCTCCCTATTATTTAAGACGAGGTATTTTAGAACGTCTGCTCGCAGCACAACTACAATTGGAGAATAATTATCCTAACTGGAAGATATTGATTTTTGACGCCTATCGTCCCGTAGAAGTGCAACAATTTATGGTAGATTATTCTTATGAACAACTGTTAAAAGAAAGGGGATTAACGCCAGACAATCTTTCCGCCGAACAACACCAATCTATATTAACAGAAGTTGATCAATTTTGGGCAGCTCCGAGCTTAGATCCTGCCACTCCTCCCCCCCATAGTACGGGTGCGGCTTTGGATATTACTTTAGTTGATCAGACCGGAAAAATAGTCAATATGGGCTCAGAAATTGATCAGATTTCTCCTCGATCCTATCCTAATTATTTTGAGCATAGTTCTGATCAAATAGAGAAAGAATATCATCAAAATCGTCTAATTTTGTCCCAAGTTATGCTATTAACAGGATTTCAACAACATCCGAATGAATGGTGGCATTTTTCCCAGGGTGATCAACTTTGGGCGTGGTTAACAAATCAACAAAATCCAGAAGAAAATGCGATCGCAAAATACGGTCGATATTCCTCTTAA
- a CDS encoding PfkB, protein MTHPQVICIGEILFDRLSNELGKPLETVKSWTDYPGGAPANTACGLVKLGISTAFIGCIGEDKSGDKLVEVLTQTGVNIVGVQRHSSAPTRIVYVVRDEKGDRSFAGFGERKTTEFADTYLQSEQLPKDLFKTAHFLVLGTLELAYQQSQEAILTAVKLAKNYNVKLFIDINWRPMFWQNCDQAIELILNFVHNADFLKLTDEEAELLFNTIDPEAIAKQLQIQGVFVTAGERGCAYYLAGNYGKIPAFSVTVEDTTGAGDGFTAGIIDQFCKLGIESINHPKIAEKIVMFASAVGALTTTKPGAISAQPTLTEVETFLNHFL, encoded by the coding sequence ATGACTCATCCTCAAGTGATTTGTATTGGTGAAATCCTATTTGATCGGTTATCAAATGAATTAGGAAAACCCTTAGAAACCGTTAAATCTTGGACAGATTACCCCGGAGGTGCTCCGGCAAATACGGCTTGTGGATTAGTGAAATTAGGGATTTCTACGGCTTTTATTGGCTGTATTGGGGAGGATAAATCGGGAGATAAATTAGTAGAAGTATTAACTCAAACTGGGGTTAATATTGTCGGAGTTCAACGGCATTCTAGCGCGCCGACTCGGATTGTTTATGTAGTGAGAGATGAAAAGGGCGATCGCAGTTTTGCAGGATTTGGAGAGCGAAAAACCACTGAATTTGCTGATACTTATTTACAATCTGAACAACTTCCAAAAGACTTATTTAAAACTGCACATTTCCTAGTTTTAGGAACATTAGAGTTAGCCTATCAACAGAGTCAAGAGGCTATATTAACAGCCGTTAAATTAGCTAAAAATTATAACGTTAAATTATTTATTGATATTAACTGGCGACCGATGTTTTGGCAAAATTGCGATCAAGCAATTGAACTGATTTTAAACTTTGTTCACAATGCCGATTTTTTGAAATTAACCGACGAAGAAGCAGAATTATTATTTAATACCATAGATCCAGAAGCGATCGCTAAACAGTTACAAATTCAAGGAGTATTTGTCACCGCCGGAGAACGGGGTTGTGCCTATTACTTAGCAGGGAATTATGGGAAAATACCCGCATTTTCTGTTACAGTAGAAGATACAACCGGAGCCGGGGATGGTTTTACCGCCGGAATTATTGATCAATTCTGTAAATTAGGAATAGAATCAATTAATCATCCTAAAATAGCTGAAAAAATAGTTATGTTTGCCAGTGCAGTCGGGGCATTAACTACAACAAAACCAGGTGCTATTTCAGCCCAACCTACCTTAACAGAAGTTGAAACTTTTTTAAATCACTTTCTATAA
- a CDS encoding ABC transporter ATP-binding protein yields MSIFTLQSVKKEFGTKEILRDANFSLDATDKVGLIGTNGSGKSTLLKMIAGQESIDEGQLWVNPRAKVIYLPQQPNLDENLTVLEQIFADSGEQMHLIQEYEDLSHKLAKHPEDSQLLTQFSQVMQRMDATNAWELENTAKIILTKLGIEDFDTPIRQLSGGYRKRIALATALLVEPDVLLMDEPTNHLDAASVEWLQDYLKNYRGALLLITHDRYFLDQVTNRILELDRGDLFTHGGNYSYFLEKKAEAEDIAVSQQRKHRGVLRRELEWLRRGPKARSTKQKARIQRVEGLQDTEFKQVHGKVEISTPGRRIGKKVIELNHVFKSYDNRPLIQDFTYSFNPDDRLGIIGGNGVGKSTLLDMITGRIKPDEGIVEIGSTIHIGYFDQHSEDLLAAMNENQRVIDYLKEVAEFVKTADGTQITASQMLERFLFPPNQQYSPLNKLSGGEKRRLFLLRVLMSAPNVLILDEPTNDLDVQTLSVLEDYLEDFNGCVIVVSHDRYFLDRTVETIFSFEAGGILRQYPGNYSVYLDYKKAEELELSRQGVKTEEKNLSAGTDSEKSQRYSWDKSGQRKLSSKEKREYEKLETKIAELEGKKAQLEQKLYYAPPGAVSNVQDLHQQVENIIIEIDNATERWLELAEIDASS; encoded by the coding sequence ATGTCTATTTTTACCTTACAATCCGTTAAAAAAGAATTTGGAACCAAAGAAATTCTCCGAGATGCTAACTTTAGTTTAGATGCGACGGATAAAGTCGGTTTAATTGGAACCAATGGGTCAGGAAAATCAACTTTATTAAAGATGATTGCGGGACAAGAATCTATTGATGAAGGGCAACTTTGGGTTAATCCCAGGGCAAAAGTTATCTATTTACCCCAACAACCTAATTTAGATGAAAACCTCACGGTTTTAGAACAAATTTTTGCCGATAGTGGCGAACAAATGCACCTAATTCAAGAGTATGAAGACCTCTCCCACAAATTAGCAAAACATCCTGAAGATTCCCAACTCTTAACGCAATTTTCCCAAGTTATGCAACGCATGGATGCCACCAATGCTTGGGAATTAGAAAACACAGCTAAAATTATTTTAACAAAATTAGGAATAGAAGATTTTGATACTCCCATTCGCCAATTATCGGGGGGATATCGCAAACGCATTGCTTTAGCAACAGCATTATTAGTAGAACCGGATGTTTTATTAATGGATGAACCTACAAACCATTTAGATGCAGCTTCCGTGGAATGGTTACAGGATTATTTAAAAAATTATCGCGGGGCTTTATTATTAATTACCCACGACCGCTACTTTTTAGACCAAGTAACCAATCGAATTTTAGAATTAGACCGAGGTGATTTATTTACCCATGGGGGAAATTATTCTTATTTTTTAGAAAAGAAAGCAGAAGCTGAGGATATTGCTGTTAGTCAACAACGCAAACATCGGGGGGTTTTGCGTCGGGAATTAGAGTGGTTAAGACGGGGGCCAAAAGCTAGGAGTACCAAGCAAAAAGCCAGGATTCAAAGGGTTGAAGGGCTGCAAGATACGGAGTTTAAACAAGTCCATGGGAAAGTCGAAATTTCCACGCCCGGTCGTCGCATCGGTAAAAAAGTTATTGAATTAAACCATGTTTTTAAGTCCTATGATAATCGACCTTTAATTCAAGATTTTACCTATAGTTTTAATCCCGATGACCGTTTAGGAATTATTGGGGGAAATGGGGTAGGAAAATCAACTTTATTAGATATGATTACGGGTAGAATCAAACCAGATGAGGGAATAGTAGAAATTGGGTCAACAATTCATATCGGTTATTTTGATCAACATTCGGAGGATTTGTTGGCGGCGATGAATGAAAATCAGCGTGTGATTGATTACTTAAAAGAAGTTGCAGAATTTGTAAAAACTGCCGATGGAACCCAGATTACAGCATCACAAATGTTGGAAAGGTTTTTGTTTCCTCCTAATCAACAATATTCTCCCTTGAACAAACTTTCTGGGGGTGAAAAACGACGGTTATTTTTATTGCGGGTATTAATGAGTGCGCCCAATGTATTGATTTTAGATGAACCTACTAATGATTTAGATGTCCAAACATTATCGGTTTTAGAAGATTATTTAGAGGATTTTAATGGTTGTGTAATTGTGGTTTCCCATGACCGATATTTTTTAGACCGGACAGTAGAAACCATTTTTTCCTTTGAAGCAGGGGGAATTTTACGACAATATCCGGGGAATTATTCGGTTTATTTAGATTATAAAAAAGCCGAGGAATTAGAGTTAAGTCGTCAAGGGGTAAAAACAGAAGAAAAAAACTTATCTGCGGGTACAGATTCGGAAAAGTCTCAACGGTATTCTTGGGATAAAAGCGGACAACGGAAATTATCTTCTAAAGAAAAGCGAGAATATGAAAAGTTAGAGACAAAAATTGCTGAACTAGAAGGGAAAAAAGCCCAATTAGAACAGAAATTATATTATGCACCTCCGGGGGCGGTTTCTAATGTTCAAGACTTGCATCAACAGGTGGAAAATATTATCATAGAAATTGATAATGCCACAGAAAGATGGTTAGAATTAGCGGAAATTGATGCTTCTAGCTAA
- the psb27 gene encoding photosystem II 11 kD protein yields MKKYISRLLALVLVAAVTLVGCSGSPSGMLTGNYSKDTLVVVDSLRTAILLPEDAPQKAEAQGQAKEIINEFIARYRRDSAVTTLSSFTTMRTALNALAGHYSSYPNRPIPDKLKERLQQEFKQVEIAVSRGA; encoded by the coding sequence ATGAAAAAATACATTTCTCGTCTGTTAGCCCTAGTTCTCGTGGCTGCCGTTACTCTAGTCGGATGCAGTGGAAGTCCATCGGGAATGTTAACGGGCAATTATTCTAAAGATACTTTAGTTGTTGTCGATAGCTTGAGAACCGCGATTCTGTTACCTGAAGATGCTCCCCAGAAGGCCGAGGCCCAAGGTCAAGCCAAGGAAATCATTAACGAATTTATCGCTCGTTACCGTCGCGATAGTGCCGTAACCACCCTGAGTTCCTTTACTACCATGCGTACAGCCCTCAACGCCCTAGCGGGTCATTATAGCTCCTATCCTAACCGTCCCATCCCAGATAAGTTAAAAGAACGTTTGCAACAGGAATTTAAACAAGTAGAAATTGCCGTTAGTCGAGGAGCATAG